In one window of Solanum pennellii chromosome 2, SPENNV200 DNA:
- the LOC107009532 gene encoding uncharacterized protein LOC107009532: MAAATASTRFHIRGSFQHKGNLQNSTPKRVKAFQSPTEARRPQNVSGEFFVDHTCIDCDTCRWMAPVDQSTTAVEIKLEGSGTMEPR, encoded by the exons ATGGCTGCTGCAACGGCATCGACTAGGTTTCATATTCGTGGGAGCTTCCAACATAAGGGCAACCTACAAAACTCGACTCCAAAACGGGTTAAAGCTTTTCAATCGCCCACAGAAGCTCGACGTCCTCAGAACGTCTCCGGAGAGTTCTTTGTCG ATCATACATGCATAGACTGTGATACCTGTCGATGGATGGCTCCG GTAGATCAGTCAACTACTGCCGTAGAGATTAAGCTGGAGGGGAGTGGAACCATGGAGCCTCGGTGA